Sequence from the Pontibacter pudoricolor genome:
GGGACGCGAGCGAGGGCGAATTAGGGAATGAAACGGCCCTGCCCTCAAGGAGACAGTTTCTGCCACTGCTATAGTTGGTGTTATAGTTCTATAATTACAGACCACGAGCAGGACAGGTCGCGACCTGTCCCTACGGAACTATAGCCACGATAAGGCGATGAAACTATAGCTTATCAATCAACTATAAGGTTAACTATCGAACGGATCACAGTCTTTGGGTTGAGCGCCTTTGCTTTGTTGCGGTGCCGCCAGGCAACCCGAGGAACGAGGGTAGCAAGAAAGCAGCAGCGCGATGCCCGAAGACGGGGCCTCCCGGCCATGAGGGCACCAAAGTTAACTATAGAACTATAGGTAAGTAGAGCTCCCAGGATTAAAGAAGGCTATGAAAGAGAAGGCTTGGCTCAGGTTGCAACTATAGCTTACTATAGAACCCAGATTTCTCACGTTGTTCGAAATAACATACTGGGATTTCAGGATTCAAATTTCTCACTACGCTCGAAATGACGAAAGGGAAAACAAAAAGGATTACAACTATAGCTGCAACCCTTTTTAAAAATCTTTTAATCTAGCTTAAACCCTACCGTATGCCGTTCTCTCCACAATACTACGACCTAAGGTAATCTCATCGGTATACTCCAGTTCGCCACCAACCGGTATACCACGCGCTATGGACGTGATCTTCAGGTTTTGGTGGTCGCGCAGTTTACGGGTGAGGTAAAAAGCAGTAGTGTCGCCTTCCATAGTCGGGCTTATTGCCATCAGTACTTCTCTTATTTCAGTAGTAGGCATCAGGCGCTCCAGCAAACTATCTATGTGCAGGTCTGACGGACCAACACCTTCCAGTGGAGAAATCACGCCTCCTAGCACATGATACAACCCTTTGTACTGCGCCGTATTTTCAATCGCGATCACATCACGAATATCACTTACCACACACAGCAAACTACGGTCACGGAGCGGGTTAGCGCAAATACCACACACTTCAGTATCCGAAATGTTATGGCAGGTAGTACAGTGTTTTACTTCGGTTCGCATTTTCACCAGTGCTTCGGCCAACGAGAAAGTATCTTCCGATTCGTTTTTGAGCAGGTGCAATGCTAAGCGAAGGGCCGTTTTTTTTCCTACACCGGGCAGCTTGGCCAGCTCTTCCACAGCATTTTCTATTAGCTTCGACGGAAACTCCATGTACCCTCCTTACTGAATATCCGCAGAAAGCGACTTTTGGTGCAGCGAGGTACACATACCTGACAACTCCTCGTAAGAGCCCATTTTAACGGTACACTTGCCTTTGTAATGAATAAGCAGGGTGCACTGCTCTGCCTGCTCGGCAGTGTGGCCGCAAACTTTTATCAGCGTTTCTATCACGTGGTCAAAAGTATTTACGTCATCATTAAAAACGATAAGCTGGCGCAGGTCGGTATTCTCTTCCAGCACCGCAACATCTTCCTGATGTAAAATTTCTCTCTCAGTATTCATGGTACAAATTTATGTATTTTACAGCACTTTAGGAAGCAGCTATTTAACTATAACACAGCTTTGCTGCTGCCCGAAGTATAGTTTTTAACAATCCAGAGCGGCTTATAATTCCTGCACACAAAACATACTGAACTATAGTTTTTGTAGCGTGCCATGCATAAAAGGCGCTATTTTTGCTCTTTACCCGGAATACTGTTTTCTTGCAGTTAATTACACTTTCAACAACCACCAATTTAATCTATAATGATCTTTTCGAACCGATTGAAAGGGCTGGCATTTACGTTTTTGCTTGCTGTTGCCGCGTTGCAACTACAGGCACAGGACAAAATGCTGACCATGGAAGATGCCATCATTAACCCGGCACTCCAACCAGAAAACCTGCGCCAGCTTAACTGGGTAGCGGGCTCCGACGACTTTACCTATGTAAAAGACAATGCGCTTATCCGTGGCAACGCGAAATCAACCAAGCGCAACACAATTCTTACCGTTGATAAACTGAGTACCGCAATCCAGGCGGCAGGCGGCAAAGAAGTAAAAAGCTTCCCGGCGGTGCAGTGGCAGG
This genomic interval carries:
- the recR gene encoding recombination mediator RecR, translating into MEFPSKLIENAVEELAKLPGVGKKTALRLALHLLKNESEDTFSLAEALVKMRTEVKHCTTCHNISDTEVCGICANPLRDRSLLCVVSDIRDVIAIENTAQYKGLYHVLGGVISPLEGVGPSDLHIDSLLERLMPTTEIREVLMAISPTMEGDTTAFYLTRKLRDHQNLKITSIARGIPVGGELEYTDEITLGRSIVERTAYGRV
- a CDS encoding ATP-dependent Clp protease adaptor ClpS translates to MNTEREILHQEDVAVLEENTDLRQLIVFNDDVNTFDHVIETLIKVCGHTAEQAEQCTLLIHYKGKCTVKMGSYEELSGMCTSLHQKSLSADIQ